One window from the genome of Amaranthus tricolor cultivar Red isolate AtriRed21 chromosome 9, ASM2621246v1, whole genome shotgun sequence encodes:
- the LOC130824080 gene encoding ABC transporter C family member 2-like yields the protein MVLPASGKRRLGNSSTEIQNALGPFTPCATDTIVICLSHLVVMGLCMYRIWITQKNSKAQKYCLRSCYYNYFLACLAGCSAAEPLFRLIMDGLAGLAPYEVLSLIVEVLAWLWMLVMIAIETKVYVREFRWFVRFGVIYALVGDAVMLSLVLYVKEHYNRDCSEFFYSSTFLVWILTRDILP from the exons ATGGTATTGCCAGCCAGTGGCAAACGGCGTCTGGGCAACAGCAGTACAGAAATACAGAATGCTCTTGGGCCTTTCACACCCTGTGCTACAGACACCATTGTGATTTGCTTATCACATTTGGTTGTGATGGGGCTTTGTATGTACCGGATTTGGATTACCCAGAAGAACTCCAAAGCTCAAAAATATTGTTTAAGGTCCTGttattataattactttttgGCTTGCTTGGCTGGTTGTTCTGCTGCTGAGCCTTTGTTCAGGTTAATTATGGATGGACTGGCCGGTCTTGCGCCTTATGAG GTACTCTCGTTAATCGTTGAGGTTCTTGCTTGGTTGTGGATGCTTGTTATGATTGCCATAGAAACTAAAGTTTATGTTCGAGAATTTCGATGGTTTGTTAGATTTGGTGTCATTTATGCTTTGGTTGGAGATGCTGTCATGCTCAGTCTTGTTCTATATGTGAAGGAGCACTATAACAG GGATTGTTCGGAGTTCTTTTATTCGTCTACGTTCCTAGTCTGGATCCTTACTCGGGATATACTCCCATAA